The Desulfovibrio subterraneus genome has a segment encoding these proteins:
- a CDS encoding fumarate hydratase, producing MKSIKAQDIHEAVVGIVMSAARYLPEDVHTALKTSLDAETSESAREILGQLLENADLAAKTGLPLCQDTGVGVFFVELGDEVHVEGNIVEIINGAMVEGYQKGLLRKSLCHPLTRKNTGDNSPAVVHVDIVPGDKLKIKHMAKGGGSENMSRCTMLTPAQGWAGIKEFVVRRMAEAGPNPCPPTIVGVGIGGTFDLAPALAKKALFRPVGVRNPDPEIAAMEQELLDAINELGIGPMGLGGKTTSLDVKIEMRPCHIASLPLAVNVQCHSSRIKEVVL from the coding sequence ATGAAAAGCATTAAGGCGCAGGACATACACGAAGCCGTGGTCGGCATCGTCATGTCCGCCGCGCGCTACCTGCCTGAAGATGTGCACACGGCTCTGAAGACCTCGCTGGACGCGGAGACATCCGAATCCGCACGCGAGATTCTGGGCCAGCTGCTCGAAAACGCGGACCTTGCCGCCAAGACGGGGCTGCCGCTCTGTCAGGATACCGGCGTGGGCGTGTTCTTCGTGGAGCTCGGCGACGAGGTGCACGTGGAGGGCAACATAGTGGAGATCATCAACGGTGCCATGGTGGAAGGGTATCAGAAGGGCCTGCTGCGCAAGTCGCTCTGCCATCCCCTGACCCGCAAGAACACCGGCGATAACAGCCCCGCCGTGGTGCACGTGGATATCGTGCCCGGCGACAAGCTGAAGATAAAGCACATGGCCAAGGGCGGCGGTTCTGAAAACATGTCCCGCTGCACCATGCTCACTCCTGCACAGGGGTGGGCCGGCATCAAGGAATTCGTGGTGCGCCGCATGGCTGAAGCCGGTCCCAACCCCTGCCCGCCCACCATCGTGGGTGTGGGCATTGGCGGCACCTTCGACCTTGCCCCCGCACTGGCCAAAAAGGCACTGTTCCGCCCCGTGGGCGTGCGCAATCCCGATCCGGAAATCGCCGCCATGGAGCAGGAACTGCTCGATGCCATCAACGAACTGGGCATCGGCCCCATGGGCCTCGGCGGCAAGACCACCAGCCTGGACGTGAAGATCGAGATGCGCCCCTGCCACATTGCCAGCCTGCCGCTGGCCGTGAACGTGCAGTGCCATTCTTCCCGCATCAAGGAGGTTGTTCTGTAA
- a CDS encoding fumarate reductase iron-sulfur subunit has product MSRRLHIEVFRYNPLDPDSVPHMQSFYVNEYDSMTLFIALNIIREEQDPSLQFDFCCRAGICGSCGMVINGRPGLACHTQTRDLPEHIVLHPLPVFKLIGDLSVDTGTWFREVGKKIEAWVHSDDTAFDSKAEEARMENALAEQIFELDRCVECGCCIAACGTARMREDFLGAATINRVARFYIDPRDERSEDDYYDVIGNDQGVFGCMGLLGCEDVCPKKIPLQDQLGIMRRMLALNSVKGILPKGILDKLKHKGCCHEKH; this is encoded by the coding sequence ATGTCTCGCAGACTCCATATCGAAGTATTCCGCTACAATCCGCTGGACCCTGATTCCGTGCCTCACATGCAGTCGTTCTACGTGAACGAATACGACTCCATGACGCTGTTCATCGCCCTGAACATCATCCGCGAGGAACAGGACCCCAGCCTGCAGTTCGACTTCTGCTGCCGCGCAGGCATCTGCGGTTCCTGCGGCATGGTCATCAACGGCCGCCCCGGCCTTGCATGCCACACCCAGACCCGCGACCTGCCCGAACACATCGTGCTGCACCCCCTGCCGGTGTTCAAGCTCATCGGCGACCTCTCCGTAGACACGGGCACCTGGTTCCGTGAAGTGGGCAAAAAGATCGAAGCATGGGTGCATTCCGACGACACCGCCTTCGACTCCAAGGCCGAAGAAGCCCGCATGGAAAACGCCCTTGCCGAACAGATATTCGAACTTGACCGCTGCGTGGAATGCGGCTGCTGTATCGCAGCATGCGGCACCGCCCGTATGCGTGAAGACTTCCTCGGCGCAGCCACCATCAACCGCGTGGCCCGTTTCTACATTGACCCCCGCGACGAACGCTCCGAAGACGACTACTACGACGTCATCGGCAACGATCAGGGCGTGTTCGGCTGCATGGGCCTTCTGGGTTGCGAAGACGTATGCCCCAAGAAGATTCCGCTGCAGGACCAGCTGGGCATCATGCGCCGCATGCTCGCCCTCAATTCCGTAAAGGGCATTCTGCCCAAGGGTATTCTGGACAAACTGAAGCACAAGGGTTGCTGTCATGAAAAGCATTAA
- a CDS encoding fumarate reductase flavoprotein subunit — protein MQTIYTDLLCIGAGLAGERVAVEAAMAGFNVICLSIVPPRRSHSSAAQGGMQAALGNAVMGKGDSPDVHFADTVKGSDWGCDQEVARIFADTAPIVMREMAHWGVPWNRVVAGTHTYYKGGKPFEAEEAADKHGLIHARAFGGTAKWRTCYTADGTGRSVLNTLDTKCLQYGVEIHDRTQAEALIHDGERCLGAIVRCLKTGELIAYLAKATLIATGGYGRIYRATTNAVICDGGGQIIALDTGLVPMGNMEAVQFHPTGTVPTDILVTEGCRGDGGTLLDVNEYRFMPDYEPEKAELASRDVVSRRMIEHIRKGFGVQSPYGEHLWLDIRHLGVKHITTKLREVYDICTNFLGVDPIHQLIPVRPTHHYSMGGVRVDKTGAAYGLKGLFSAGESACWDMHGFNRLGGNSLAETVVAGSYIGKQVAQFLQGYDVDFKSSAIRDAHNLVAERIKNITTSAKGRESCFQLRNEMQDVMMEHVGIFRNAKDLQAGVEKLQALYERSMNIGLQAPTKGFTPEMSMALRVPGMLKLALCTAYGALQRTESRGAHTREDFPERNDRDWLNRTLAYWKDGETLPVLKYEEASPYYELPPGDRGYGGGKIITADLPAEKFVVPGKNAPTEAPAAKPAKSEKKK, from the coding sequence ATGCAGACCATATATACTGATCTTCTCTGCATCGGCGCCGGCCTTGCAGGTGAACGTGTGGCTGTGGAAGCAGCCATGGCAGGCTTCAATGTCATCTGTCTTTCCATTGTTCCTCCCCGTCGTTCCCACTCCTCCGCCGCACAGGGCGGCATGCAGGCCGCTCTCGGCAACGCGGTCATGGGCAAGGGCGACAGCCCCGACGTGCACTTTGCAGACACCGTTAAGGGCTCCGACTGGGGCTGTGACCAGGAAGTTGCCCGCATATTTGCAGACACCGCTCCCATCGTCATGCGCGAAATGGCCCACTGGGGCGTTCCGTGGAACCGCGTGGTGGCAGGCACCCATACCTATTACAAGGGTGGTAAGCCGTTTGAAGCGGAAGAAGCCGCCGACAAGCACGGCCTTATCCATGCCCGCGCCTTTGGCGGCACTGCCAAATGGCGCACATGCTACACGGCGGACGGCACCGGCCGTTCCGTTCTGAATACGCTGGACACCAAGTGTCTGCAGTACGGCGTGGAAATTCACGACCGCACGCAGGCAGAAGCGCTCATCCACGACGGCGAACGCTGCCTTGGTGCCATTGTACGCTGCCTGAAGACCGGCGAACTGATCGCCTACCTTGCCAAGGCCACCCTTATCGCCACCGGCGGTTACGGCCGCATCTACCGCGCCACCACCAACGCCGTTATCTGCGACGGCGGCGGCCAGATCATTGCGCTGGACACCGGCCTTGTGCCCATGGGCAACATGGAAGCCGTGCAGTTCCACCCCACCGGCACCGTGCCCACCGACATTCTGGTGACCGAAGGCTGCCGCGGTGACGGCGGCACCCTGCTGGACGTGAACGAATACCGCTTCATGCCCGACTACGAGCCGGAAAAGGCCGAACTTGCCTCCCGCGACGTTGTTTCGCGCCGCATGATCGAGCACATCCGCAAGGGATTCGGCGTGCAGAGCCCCTACGGCGAGCACCTGTGGCTGGATATCCGCCACCTCGGCGTGAAGCACATCACCACCAAGCTGCGCGAGGTGTACGACATCTGTACCAACTTCCTCGGCGTGGACCCCATTCACCAGCTCATTCCCGTGCGTCCCACCCACCACTACTCCATGGGCGGCGTGCGTGTGGACAAGACCGGCGCAGCCTACGGCCTGAAGGGCCTGTTCTCCGCCGGTGAATCCGCCTGCTGGGACATGCACGGCTTCAACCGTCTGGGCGGCAACTCCCTTGCGGAAACCGTTGTTGCCGGTTCCTACATCGGCAAGCAGGTTGCCCAGTTCCTGCAGGGCTACGATGTGGACTTCAAGTCCTCCGCCATCCGCGACGCCCACAACCTCGTGGCCGAGCGCATCAAGAACATCACCACCAGCGCCAAGGGCCGCGAAAGCTGCTTCCAGCTGCGCAACGAGATGCAGGACGTGATGATGGAGCACGTGGGCATTTTCCGTAACGCCAAGGACCTTCAGGCCGGTGTGGAAAAGCTGCAGGCCCTGTACGAGCGCTCCATGAACATCGGGCTGCAGGCTCCCACCAAGGGCTTTACCCCCGAAATGTCCATGGCACTGCGCGTTCCCGGCATGCTCAAGCTGGCCCTGTGCACCGCCTACGGCGCACTGCAGCGTACCGAATCGCGCGGCGCTCATACCCGCGAAGACTTCCCCGAACGTAACGACCGTGACTGGCTGAACCGCACCCTCGCGTACTGGAAGGACGGCGAGACCCTGCCCGTTCTGAAGTACGAAGAGGCATCGCCCTACTACGAACTGCCTCCCGGCGACCGCGGCTATGGCGGCGGCAAGATCATCACTGCCGATCTGCCTGCGGAAAAGTTCGTGGTGCCCGGCAAGAATGCGCCCACTGAGGCTCCTGCGGCCAAGCCCGCCAAATCCGAGAAGAAGAAGTAA
- a CDS encoding succinate dehydrogenase/fumarate reductase cytochrome b subunit: MSLHNVTLHVPPKNKLSGRLDVLMMVSGFLLAVFVGMHMLFVGSVILSPSLMNGLAWFFEELYLVQIGGPLILLVMIGHFILGARKMPFRQKEYIAFRAHSKMMHHQDTTLWLVQVATAIIILVMASIHIYTMLDTLPITAAKSAARIQHGSWMPFYIVLLAAAAIHIVIGLYRIGAKIGFVTRANRPAYRKYMVYLLVATAAISFLTHVRLSLLSI, translated from the coding sequence ATGAGTTTACACAACGTGACGCTTCATGTGCCCCCGAAGAACAAGCTTTCGGGCCGACTGGATGTCCTGATGATGGTTTCCGGCTTTCTGCTTGCCGTGTTCGTCGGCATGCACATGCTGTTCGTCGGCAGCGTCATCCTCAGCCCCTCGCTGATGAACGGGCTGGCATGGTTCTTTGAAGAGCTGTACCTCGTACAGATCGGCGGTCCGCTCATCCTGCTGGTCATGATCGGCCATTTCATTCTCGGCGCCCGCAAGATGCCCTTCCGCCAGAAGGAATACATCGCCTTCCGCGCCCATTCCAAGATGATGCACCATCAGGACACCACCCTGTGGCTGGTTCAGGTTGCCACCGCCATCATCATCCTGGTCATGGCGAGCATCCACATCTACACCATGCTCGACACACTGCCCATCACGGCGGCCAAGAGTGCCGCCCGCATCCAGCACGGCAGCTGGATGCCCTTCTACATCGTTCTGCTTGCCGCCGCTGCCATCCACATCGTGATCGGCCTGTACCGCATCGGTGCCAAGATCGGCTTCGTCACCCGCGCAAACCGGCCTGCATACCGCAAGTACATGGTCTACCTGCTCGTCGCCACTGCGGCTATCAGCTTCCTGACCCACGTGCGCCTTTCCCTTCTGAGCATCTAA
- a CDS encoding glycosyltransferase family 2 protein, whose translation MHAPRISVIMPVYNAADTVAEALESILAQSFADFECLAVDDGSTDDSADVLSAIAARDARVRVLRLPHGGIVPALNAGLAAARGSYIARMDADDYSMPERLAVQHAFLEQHPDIDMVGCRVAFGGGEDAGGYARYVDWTNALLDPDRIALERFRESPFAHPSVMFRAALIPEHGPYRDGPFPEDYELWLRWMEAGVRLAKVPQTLLRWDDPPTRLSRTDSRYGTDVFYAMKTGYLARWLAANNPFHPHISVIGAGKTSRRRALLLREHGVVIDRWIDVDPRKIGNVVDGVRVCGRDCLPAPQAGFCLAYLAGHGAADDLEAFLHSIAYVAGRDYLLAS comes from the coding sequence ATGCATGCACCCCGCATTTCCGTTATCATGCCCGTGTACAATGCCGCGGACACCGTTGCCGAAGCCCTTGAGAGCATTCTTGCCCAGAGCTTTGCGGACTTCGAATGCCTTGCCGTGGACGATGGCTCCACGGACGATTCCGCCGACGTGCTGTCTGCCATTGCCGCGCGCGATGCCCGTGTGCGTGTGCTGCGCCTGCCGCATGGCGGCATCGTACCCGCCCTGAATGCGGGGCTTGCCGCAGCACGCGGAAGTTACATAGCCCGCATGGATGCGGACGATTACAGCATGCCGGAGCGGCTGGCGGTGCAGCATGCCTTTCTGGAGCAGCATCCGGATATCGACATGGTGGGCTGCCGTGTGGCCTTTGGCGGCGGAGAGGACGCAGGCGGCTACGCCCGCTATGTGGACTGGACCAATGCGCTGCTGGACCCGGACCGCATTGCGCTGGAACGGTTCCGCGAATCACCTTTTGCCCATCCTTCGGTCATGTTCCGTGCTGCGCTCATACCGGAGCACGGTCCGTACCGCGACGGCCCTTTTCCGGAAGATTACGAGCTGTGGCTGCGCTGGATGGAGGCGGGAGTGCGCCTTGCCAAGGTGCCGCAGACCCTGCTGCGCTGGGATGACCCGCCCACGCGTCTTTCGCGTACGGATTCCCGCTATGGCACAGACGTGTTCTACGCCATGAAAACGGGCTATCTGGCCCGCTGGCTTGCTGCAAACAATCCGTTCCATCCACATATTTCCGTTATCGGCGCAGGCAAGACAAGCCGTCGCAGGGCACTGCTGCTGCGTGAACATGGCGTTGTCATCGATCGCTGGATCGATGTGGACCCGCGTAAGATCGGCAACGTGGTGGATGGTGTGCGTGTTTGCGGGCGCGATTGCCTGCCCGCTCCGCAGGCAGGGTTCTGCCTTGCCTATCTGGCAGGACACGGCGCAGCGGACGATCTGGAAGCCTTTCTGCATTCCATCGCCTATGTGGCGGGCAGGGATTATCTGCTGGCCTCCTGA
- a CDS encoding FadR/GntR family transcriptional regulator — protein MPCEERGSICKSEFVFVQLRDNIFRGELKPGEPLPSARRLAELMQVSKYAVDKAMNTLADLGYIERRKGQRCVVALPHTQVPSSPFSFIMNPRSATLDELMEVRIGLESHGVTLAVERADERDIAFLKHSLAELMDGDRDSERSRDSDIRFHMGIALATHNSVYIDLIRHFYSYMFDSISDLHDQLYENRSNHQIIEQHHYKILDAIVSRDANGARRYMAQHIMFLRSFLRDRNTERNAAASKPDPQRSESQLS, from the coding sequence ATGCCTTGCGAAGAACGAGGAAGCATCTGCAAGTCCGAATTCGTTTTTGTTCAGCTGCGGGATAATATATTCCGGGGCGAACTGAAGCCCGGAGAGCCCCTTCCTTCCGCCAGACGGCTCGCCGAGCTGATGCAGGTAAGCAAGTATGCCGTGGACAAGGCCATGAATACGCTTGCGGACCTCGGCTATATCGAACGGCGCAAGGGCCAGCGCTGTGTTGTGGCGCTGCCGCACACGCAGGTGCCGTCCAGTCCCTTCTCCTTCATCATGAATCCCCGCAGCGCCACGCTGGATGAGCTGATGGAAGTGCGCATAGGGCTGGAAAGCCACGGCGTGACCCTTGCCGTGGAACGGGCAGACGAGCGCGACATTGCCTTTCTCAAACACTCGCTGGCAGAGCTCATGGACGGCGACCGCGACAGCGAACGCTCGCGGGATTCCGACATCAGGTTCCACATGGGCATAGCGCTGGCAACGCATAACTCCGTGTATATCGACCTGATACGGCATTTCTACAGCTACATGTTCGACAGCATAAGCGACCTGCACGACCAGCTGTATGAGAACAGAAGCAATCATCAGATTATCGAGCAGCATCACTACAAGATTCTGGACGCCATTGTGAGCCGCGATGCCAACGGTGCCAGGCGCTACATGGCCCAGCACATCATGTTCCTGCGCTCCTTCCTCCGCGACAGGAATACGGAACGGAACGCTGCCGCGAGCAAGCCGGATCCTCAACGGTCCGAATCGCAACTGTCCTAA